ATACCTCTATAATGTCCTCAGGTAACAAGAAAATAGAGCACCCGATCTTTCGTGCAACACTGATTATATAGGTTGCATTTGACTTCTTATCCTCCTCTGCAATGTTAATAACATAAAATGTGAGAGTCTTCCTCTACGGTGTATAAACAGAGCATTCATGCATATCCCTTCTAGTCAAATGCTTGCTGGGAAGCCAAAAATGGTGCAAGCCTAGCAGATTTCCCGTTTTCATGCTTTAAAGCAACCCAACTTCAACAATGCACTGatttaaaaatgataacaaGAAATAACGAAATAATGGCATACCAGTTTCCCCTTTCGTAACAAGACTCCAATTGACCACCCTTGGCTCCACCGCACTAAGTAAATCAAGGAAGAACGTCCCAGTTGAAAGGTTCTTATCCTACAAGCAAAGATTAGATCAAACACCAAACAATGAATCATGACGTACAATCCAATCACAGAATAAagtaattgtttatatatttaccTTGAAGCTCTCCATTTGAGAGGTTCTATCTGCCTTCTTCACCTTTTTGTTTGCCCAGTTTAGAATGTCAGCATCGGTAATCTCTTTTCCCTGGGAGTGAGATCTCAAGTTTTTCAGGAGTTGGAGCATATTAAACCTCATCAGTTGCCACAAAAAAgctgaaaaaaattaaagaaaaaaaagtaggCAAAGTTTAGTGTTCATTCAAATGTTACACCTTGAATGACAAATTAATACGGTGTACATACAGCATATTTACAACATGGACCTTTATTATTTCCCCAAGGGAGATAAAGATGGAAAAACTTACCTATTATCAACTTTTTATTTCCTTGCACAATATCATTCCCAGCAACATTCACAAGAGAGAAGTTTAGCTGCTTGCCTATTTGCACAACTTGGTTACAATTCTCAACTTTTCTAAATGGCATCTTTATGGGAGGCTTAGAAGCCTGCTTCCAGTTAACTGATTCAGGTGAAACTTTGTCAAGAACTTCTAAGAGAACCCATCTGCAGGCAGAAGAAATAGACATCAACCATAATTCTCTGGGTTTAACACTGTTATAGGATATAGATGAAATCCTACCCATTCCTGACATCCTCAAATACATTGTTGACATATGTAGGAATACCAAGACTGTTAATCCACAGTCGAAAACATCTCTCTTCTCGAGAAGTTTCTGCATCATCTGTCATCATCTCAGCAAAGGATAACTTATTGCTGTCAGTGGACAATCCATTCCTGCAAGGGAGAAGTTCATGCTATTAACAAGAGCAACCACAGCTCAAAATTCAGTCAGAGTTTGCTCTATGAAAGCAGAAATAGTGAGCACCAGAAATTACTGtcttatataataaatcatCTGAAAGCTAGATGATTATAATTACTAAGGATTTTTATTAAAGCAAGGTGCTCAGAAAATCCAGCGTAAATATGTCTTCCCATGTGAAGGAGCAGAAAATTTCTCCTCAGAACACCGAAGCAGAGAATAAAGGCAGtaagtttgaaaactcaaaatgaatgaaaataatatccATCACTGCTAGGGCTAGATTTAAGTCGAATCGAGTTCAAATTTTCCTAAGCTCCAATTTGACTTGCTTCAATAGAGCCAAACTAGAATTTAAGCTTGTCAAACTCGTTTTCAAGatgtttgaactcaaattcagttttaaGTTCGGTTCGATATTAgaacgacatcattttgatacGTATCAGGagaaataatgttgttttagaCGATTCATATTGAATTGTCCAAACTCACGAGTTGAACACCTCTAAAGCTTACgcttaaacttgaaaatattaaacttttaactcaaactcTGTTCGAATCCAACTCTAATCACAACTCACCTTTGCTGAAATATTTGGGCAACAAATGCAAGGTTAAGATTGGGTGAACCCTCAACAATATCGTTTGGAGTGAGATATCTTTTGCAATCCATTTTCTCTGCCTGTTCAAGAACTTTGGCTGCCTTTTCAGTAGGATCTTTTGTATCGAACGTTCCAGGGCTACTATATTCTGGTGCAAGAGCGGTCAACAAGTGAGCATAAGCCTCTCCATCCTGCAAATTTATAacagaaagggaaaaaattaattcaaccCAGTATTTCATGAATAAATCAACTACTACCTGATATGAGTAACATGCACCACAAACTAGCTGTGCACAGACTAAATTTagaaatagtattatatattaaactttCATTTCATCCTCAAAAGTTGAAACTACTAGAGCTCTAGACAATTGATGAGgcatcataaattaaaaaatatatatatttagactTTATTCTCCAATTTTGGGCCTAAACGAAAGGTTATTTGACAGGAGGAACAAGTATGATAAGAATTCTGTAATGAGATAATAATTCAACTTCAACGAAAAACACATGCACATCCagtcaaccaaaaaaaaaaaaaattgggttcaTGATCAAACCGAGCCAATAAAGAAGTTACTACCTAATTCGATATACAAAAACGTAAAGTGCTTTCTCATAAATAAATTGATGATTTCCCCTACCTTTAAATCAGAAGAAAAGTTTGTAACTTCCTTTTGGTAGCCAGCTTTCTTGAGATGAAAATTCATCCATTTTAGCAGAACCTTTTCAGGCGGTAATCCAATAAGCTCCTCCACATCctgcaaaattttataatttcataaccaaaattataatttcatcattGCTGAAACCGAAAGCACCACTAGGTCTTGTTTAGAATATCTGAAGATGAAAGTATAAGTAGAACTTATTTAGCATACATTACATCAGAAGCTATAAAATTGATCAACACATCATTACCTGGCTGTCATCCATCAATTCCAAAAGTTGAGGAGTTTTCTTTAGATTGAGATCAGCTAACAATTGAATCTGATGTTGGCACCAtaagatacaaaaaaaaaaaaaaaggcaaacaCAGAAAAATGTGCAGTCATTGAGAACTCAAATTTAGGTCTTACAATGAAATAAATTCCATCACTATTCCATCGACGCTTTTAAAACAAGAAATTCAAGTTGAATACCTTGATTATTTGAGAAATCAATCCAAGTACCAGATGGGGCTAGCAAAAGTAAACAAAGTGTACAATATGTCAGAATCTCAAGTAAAGTCAGAGgatataaaaacaaattccCAATTGGTTATTTGTGCTGGTTCAACTTACTCTTGCTTCAGCCAGGTCCTGTGTGCCTATATTAACCACTGTGCAGCCAATAGCTTTTGCAGAATTAAGGCCAAGCGTATGGTTTTCGTTCCTCTCCCATGGATTGAGGACATGTTTTGTGTTAATAGCTCGTTCATCTATGGTCCCAGGAACTGCTACATTGATAAGCTTACTGCAAGCAAAAGATACAACCCATCAGCAAGTGCTGAATCATTTACTtgtgaacaaaaatatggtcaGGTTAGTATGGTGCATCTACCAAAGTAGAACACCATCTTTAGCAACTTCAAATAATTGATCCGTAGCTGGATCTATTGGAAGATATTTTTTCATGAATGGATCCTCAGCCAGGTAGTTGTTGATGTGGGCAACATAAGAAGCCTTCTCGGATTCATTAATAGCATGGTGAAAAGTGGTTGTGGTTGCTTTTAGAAATGAACTACTCTTCGAACCTCCTGATTTCTCTGTTGCTCGGGCTTGCAAATTTAAAAATGCCTGCCAATTATTAAAATCCCACACATTGCTgatcttttttcatttcatcagaattataaacaatttaacaaaGAATGAGAATCACCATCATGATGTACAAACACATTGTAGcaccaattaaatttatgtatgtAAGTTTTGAAAGCTTAATTTACATGCCAACCATCATCCAAAGATATAAAAAACAGAACACATTCATTAAAAAGCAATGCCAACCATTCCACAGTATCcacaaataaattttcattgaaGCATCGTTAAACTATAATTGACAAAAGCTTATAAAgacattattttttacaaaatacAAGAAAAAGGAACAATAAGCAAGATTAATCAGTAAATGACTCACCCGAAGAAAAGATTCAAAGTCGATCTCGGCAGTCATGTCCTTATAGGACTCTGACAAGATGGACTTAATCTCATCCTCATTACTCACTTCAGATAAAGTCTTTAGCTTTGCTAAAACAGGCGGCAAATCTTCCACCGTGACCCGACCCGACTGAGTCTTTATTGAAATaaactgtttaaaaaaaaaaaaaaagcaatgcAACCCAATTCATGTATCATTCAATCAATTTGATTCTATCACAAACTCATCTCAATGACTAATcacattaaaaaagaaaaagaaaaatataactacCTTGGATTTGAGGCTGCGTAACTCGACTTGGGTGAACTGACTTTGAAGCCATGGATCAGACACAAGTACACCCACAAAACTAGACATTTTGGCCTTGTTTTTGGGTTAAACTTTGCTGCACCTATAACAAAACTGATTGCCAACTGCATATACACATGTACACATTCATATAGGTTAATAATTAATCTACAAAATCGTTAATACAGATGAAAGCAATGCAtgcatcaaatattaaaaaaaaaaatctcataaaaaaagaaaatgaagatgcaTAGACGTGAATATGTTgtgaagaaacaaacaaaaaacgAACCTTTCAGAATAAAAAGACTCAAGGAAATTGAGATGATAAAAGGCTGCTGTCTTTCATATTATCACAAGTTATGTGTGAGTTGTTTTGACAGAGAAAGGGAGAGAAATGAAATGGTTTTGATGGTGAAAATGAACGAGAAGGAGAGAAAATCGAAGCGTGGTGGTCAAGAGGAGCCGCGAAGACGCAGGATATGAAATAGAGAGAAAAGCATATAACAAAACAACCACAAACGACCATACGAATACCAACCCCTGCCTTGGCTATTATTTTGTAgcatgtttatttttattattgatattaaatataataaatagtaataacaccagatatttatataattaagttgatgaaattACTTTTTTAGACAAAATATATACGCCGTTCAACTCCAAATTGTGTTATGGTTTAACAAGTCATGGTGGAAAAGAAAGCCGACAAGGGTTCGCGGCGGCCGGcggtgttttattttttattttatgttcttTGAATTGAACATACAGTGATAGAGGAATCAATGACTATGCAATCTTTTGATGCTTTTGGTTTAcctaatatttgattaatttgatctttctacttttctttttgaaattaacttatttgattgatatagtaaataatataaataataattttattattatagtgtaaaatagataatattaattttattatattattaattaaatataataattatttatatatgtcaatatTAACAAACACAGTATTAATTTATGGTAaagtaatatttcatataatttatttaggtaataacttttcatttttaataataaaaattatttgaaacaaacgcatcataataataaataaggtaATAAGAATGATTTGGTCTAAAAATACCTATCAATCGCTTAAgacataattaattaacaatttttcacttaaaatcaaattttatttataaggaaaatattcgtttaaaggtaaaatagtaattttattatacataaaatttgaagaaaaaaaactctttCACAAACCAGAGCAATACGTTTTAAATATgatagttaaatttttatacatgtttaaaaatatataatttagtcaTTGTAAAAATTTGGAAATCCTATCCATTGTCATGGTTAACTAAAATCTCACCTCACAATCAATTCATCACTTTCACTACCTAAAAAAACATCACCATCCCCTCCATCTCATGTGAAGCTAAAATAGAATTTGATGCcataaaaatttgtcaacaaATTGATGACATGGACAATTTGagataaaaactaacaactttgtATCATCGTATTTCATTGGCAATTATGGAATTTTGGATTGAAATCATAGAACAAGTTTTCAATGAAGGTATCGACATTGTCAAATTCCATCAatgagttttttaattattttatgtggagaaggagaaggcgtgggatgaagaaaaaaaagggtaaagcgaaaataaaagaaaaaaaatatagactatagtattatataaattgGATATCTATAagattcttttaaaattttattaatttttggataataattttgaaaaataaaattgtaaagaataatatgataatttatttttttaataccaagTTATTTTTAGGTTAACCAAGTTCAATATCAAGTAGAAAACTCTAATTTATGTAGTCAAAGATCTGGAACTATTTTTGGGCCTAGCTTTACctaggaaaatgtaatttacttcATAAATAATGTTCATCTTCAATCTCTCCATGGTCTATGCCTCACCTCAACTGGCCCAATAGTGATGAAAAGTTCATACTACATAGTGCATACGTTACCGAAATACAATAATGTGATTTAAgcccttttttgtttttaaaatacgTTAACATAGAAATATGCTTGTCAAAAGAGGGCTTTTCTTAAAACCCTTAACTAATAATGTGCCAATACGTAAGACTAGAacgaaaagaaaatgagaaaaaaatcattACTTTTAATTCTGGTATGTAATTATTGATAACCATTGCATAATCCTAACAAAAGTTGTGTTGCTAGACCACCTCTTTGGGTTGAACTGATCTTATCAAATAcgtaaaatcttatatttaataaatgaatttataattgataAGTCGaatgtttaatgttattatctTCTTAATAGATTTTAAATTCATGTCTTCTTTATTATCTGCATGacttatttttactatttaaactatcatttgaaaatttttaaatattatttggttgtactatactttatttattaacaaaaacaaattgaatgatgttgcaaaaataaattgttaatacaattttttattactaactgatttatgtaatttaaaattttgtgtaaaatacATTATGGTAACAgttaatagaatttaaaaagaCTTAGATAAGTTTGTTACGAGCATGTGAGATAATTAATTGAGatgggtaaaaaaaataaaaacataagacACATGATTTTTAGCATGGTTCAACCCAATAATTGGAATACTTACGTCAATATGTTCTCACTAATTTTTAAGTATGATgcaaaaacaatacaaaatattatgttatatatttttctacCTATGTAATCTCCTCCTCCCTATTTAGTCTGTattgtcttcttcttttgtACATAAGTTATGAGAGTTGAAACTATCTAGTTTGTTAGGTATCGAGATGTTTAAGCCTTGATTTGGGTTCCACTAAACAAAGACTTTCGAGTTAGAGAATCACTTTATCATTGTTTGTTagcaataaaatttggttgtaCTTCAAGGGTTTATTTTAGAGTGATCAGTTTGATCGAACAACATTTGCTCTCTTATTCTTGGGTTGTAAGGAGGACTTTGAGAATTTTAAGAATCTTTTGATATGTAAAGATCTTATTATATCTTTCGGATTACGCAAACTAACATTATTATAGTTCCGTACATTTTGAGTATTGTATTCTATTATCATTTAACTTTTCTTGTGAGATACAATTAGACATACACTATTTGCATTATAAGATGACCAACACATGTTTATGAGCAAGAATAAGCttgaattcgatttaatttgaattcaccTTTTATTTATCAAGATATCTAAGCTTTGAATTAGGTTACATTGAACTGTAGGTTTCAAACTaaagaattatttaattgttgttCGCTGATTGGCGTATCTAATTGTATAAGGTTAACTTCGGAATGGCTAGTTTTACCACACAATTTAAATCACGGGGAAAAGGCAAAGAATAAAAGCAGCAATAAAGTAACAATAAAAGCAATTACTCAATTGTGGTTGATAAACCAAATTAGCTAGCAtgtataaaccctaaaccataatTTTCAATAGTCTCTTATATAAATACCTTCATCACTCATCAGATGAGACCACCAAAACAAATGGGGTTTGctttacaaaagaaaacaattattgCAGTCCTCCTTAACTAGCAATCTTTAAATTTGGTTGGTGACACACTGCACTACTCGTGAAAACATTTGTTGGTGCATTTGGTCCATACCATTACTTCCTCAAGAAAAAGGGCATACATATTTGCTTCTTTTGTGTAACATTAaagcttcatttttttatattataatttaaaccaactttttttttatgaactcCAAACAACACAGAAAGCACTACTTTCTTTATGATAGCCAGGCCTTTTAGTTTCTGTATCTGTAAGTTTATGGGAACTTAAACAGATTTGTATTTGCTAAA
This sequence is a window from Mangifera indica cultivar Alphonso chromosome 5, CATAS_Mindica_2.1, whole genome shotgun sequence. Protein-coding genes within it:
- the LOC123217279 gene encoding fimbrin-5, which codes for MSSFVGVLVSDPWLQSQFTQVELRSLKSKFISIKTQSGRVTVEDLPPVLAKLKTLSEVSNEDEIKSILSESYKDMTAEIDFESFLRAFLNLQARATEKSGGSKSSSFLKATTTTFHHAINESEKASYVAHINNYLAEDPFMKKYLPIDPATDQLFEVAKDGVLLCKLINVAVPGTIDERAINTKHVLNPWERNENHTLGLNSAKAIGCTVVNIGTQDLAEARPHLVLGLISQIIKIQLLADLNLKKTPQLLELMDDSQDVEELIGLPPEKVLLKWMNFHLKKAGYQKEVTNFSSDLKDGEAYAHLLTALAPEYSSPGTFDTKDPTEKAAKVLEQAEKMDCKRYLTPNDIVEGSPNLNLAFVAQIFQQRNGLSTDSNKLSFAEMMTDDAETSREERCFRLWINSLGIPTYVNNVFEDVRNGWVLLEVLDKVSPESVNWKQASKPPIKMPFRKVENCNQVVQIGKQLNFSLVNVAGNDIVQGNKKLIIAFLWQLMRFNMLQLLKNLRSHSQGKEITDADILNWANKKVKKADRTSQMESFKDKNLSTGTFFLDLLSAVEPRVVNWSLVTKGETEEDKKSNATYIISVARKIGCSIFLLPEDIIEVNPKMILILTASIMYWSLRHGQPDSFPADNIPDGEDETVPSGEGNEENES